One Aciduliprofundum boonei T469 genomic region harbors:
- a CDS encoding TIGR00153 family protein gives MKFIRTPIIETLRKSPFEALIDHAKIVEEAAQMLKDAFEDYLKGNYEDFEKAKKVIEDMELKADYIKSNIRNHLPKGVWMPVDRGVFLSLLSEMDKVVDLIQDVTEWLSLREKPIPKELEDPFRELFAKALESIQISGKAIDALNTVIESSFLEKERENAKKVVHELHKVEHESDIIERKLTRQIFALEEKISPAALFHLTKLVFLLGDIANHAENAGDRIRALIAR, from the coding sequence ATGAAATTTATAAGAACTCCAATAATTGAGACGCTTAGAAAATCACCTTTTGAGGCGCTCATAGACCACGCCAAAATAGTAGAAGAGGCTGCCCAGATGCTTAAAGATGCGTTTGAGGATTATTTAAAAGGCAATTATGAGGATTTTGAAAAGGCAAAAAAGGTAATTGAAGATATGGAGCTTAAAGCGGATTACATCAAGAGCAATATAAGGAATCATCTACCTAAAGGAGTCTGGATGCCCGTTGACCGCGGAGTTTTTCTCTCACTTCTCTCAGAGATGGACAAAGTCGTGGATTTGATTCAGGATGTTACAGAGTGGCTATCATTGAGGGAGAAGCCCATTCCCAAAGAGCTGGAAGATCCCTTTAGAGAACTATTTGCGAAGGCATTAGAGTCCATACAAATTTCTGGCAAGGCAATAGATGCTTTGAATACTGTGATTGAGTCATCGTTCTTGGAAAAGGAGAGAGAGAATGCGAAGAAAGTAGTGCACGAGTTGCATAAAGTTGAGCATGAAAGTGACATAATTGAGAGAAAATTGACGCGCCAGATATTTGCCCTCGAAGAGAAGATAAGCCCTGCTGCTCTTTTCCATCTAACCAAACTCGTATTTC